In Vitis vinifera cultivar Pinot Noir 40024 chromosome 4, ASM3070453v1, the genomic window TGTACAGCTCTGCAAGGGTGCATGGCAATTTGTTCTCCACTGGTGGCGGTTTCCTAAGCCTGACACTACCACCGGTGCCCTCAGTATACGAACGGAAAGCACTTTCACCACCACCAAATCCCCCAAAAGTGCCTCCTCCTTCTGACTGGAATCTCATGGACCTTCCATGTGCTGCTGATCCAAATCCGAAAGGATTACTCCCAAAGAATTCAGCAAAAATGTCCTCAGCATTCCGAGGAAAAAACCCGTTTGCATCCCCACTCCCAAAGGGGAATCCACCACCACTGCCAGGAGGTGGCATGTCTTTCAACCCTTCTTCACCATGCTGATCATAAACCACCTTTTTCTGCGGATCGCTCAAAACCTGTATCAATAGAATCATCAATTTAACAAAGTAAAATTCTCAATTCCCCGGAAACTGTCAGTAAAATCTCACTTTCTTAGtttgaaaaacagaaaaattatAAACTCAAATGCTTTACTTGATGAAAATGGAGCACCTTCAATTTTAAGGTGTCTTGTGTCATCGGAATTCATTGAACTggttagatataaaaataaaaacattgctTCTTTATTGTCAATCTATTACTGGAAATTCAATGCATAATCTCACCATCATTTGGGATGCATTACTATTTAACAAAAAACATATCACATCTAATGGGAGAGCTTGTAAAAGGTATCATAATGGCATTTTTCATAGTCTAATAATAGTTCCTGGAAATCTAAAACAGAAATCAAAatcccatattttttttccaatcccTCTATTTTCTGAATCACCAAGGCATGAGTAATATtcagaaaacaaatgaaaggaaaatgttgtaaaaattggaagaaaCAGAACCATAGGACTTAGGAGGAGGAGAATTTGGGAGGAAAAACATTTACTTCATAGCATCCCAAATCTGCTTGAATTTGGTCAGATTCTTCATTGCTAATCATTCATTATCATAATTATTAGTTATTAAAAGGTGGATGATATAATTAAATGACTTCATTTTGTGTTTCGATTTATTTTTGAAACCCAAAAAACAATTTGTCTTTTTCCCCTTTCTGAGCATCCAAACAGGGTGAAAGGCTCTCTACATATATAAACACAGAAAGAGAGAAATaacaaattgataaaaaaaaaaaaaaaaatcaaattgcaTTTTCTTCTCCCTCTTCCTTccatttctcagcaaccaaacggagaTGCTTaaggtttaaaatttaaactatagagaaaaaaaaaacccaaaaaaaaaacaaaacaaaagcctaatattttattttccttccttttacatcaattttctcaacaaccaaacaaggGCCTAACGCCCAAAAATCgaacaagagagagagagaagaaaaagaaatgaacatagaaaaaaaaccgacaaagaagaacaacaaaaatttaggaATGAAACCTCATAAGCCTCAGAGATTTGCTTAAACTTGGCTTCAGCCTCCTTCTTGTTATTGGGATTCTTATCAGGATGCCATTTCATAGCCAACCTTCTGTATGACTTCTTGAGATCTTCATCCGTTGCATTCTTTCCTACCTTCAATACGTTGTAATAATCCACCCCCATTTTGACCCCAAATCATTCAAAgacaaacaaaaccctaatcaCAAAAATCTCTGATCTTTAATAGCATTCCACAATTCAAGATCATGAATCAAGACACCATCTTCTCTCTCCAAAACATTCAAAACTCTTTTACATGTCTAgatcatcatcaaaatcaaatccaatCAGAATCTTAATGATGATCTTCTCTTTCTGGTTTAGTAAATATCACTTTCATTCTCTCTCTAGGTTAAAGAAAACAAAGCCTTAAAATAATCGAATTCAGGATTGGGTTTCGATAGGCGCAAGTAATGGAATACAATTTTAgccttttctctatttttcctttttccaatctcagaagatagaaactgattttttttttttctaaataaaaaaaataaaaaataaaaaattaaaataaataaaagaatgggTTTTGATTTTCCAACAAGTTTTTAATGGAAGGTAACTTAACATCTTTGGTGGatccattaattaattaatagctTTGTTCTTATACTCTTAAGAAATTGATTGCTTTCATGCTATGCCCACTCCTAAGCCCCACCAACATTAAAGCCCAATATGGtcacttcaaaataaaaattacaaattctttcttacttttcttttgaaaaaaaaaataaaaacccataTTTTCTTTCAACCACCGATTTTTTAGAGGATTTGGGTTCGATATGCATTTCATGTATCCAACAAAACAAATCGAGACCTCATGTCAAACCTTTAATACTATGTTGAAGTATCAATTTGACTAAAAGTATAAACTTACAAGAGATTTAGggtctatttaataattattttttaataattttaaatatattttacaaataatttttatacttaatgctttatttttaattattctatatgtttatataattatttcttaaaacaatataaaaaaaaacaagtaaaaaaaatagaatacaactaaaagatgttatttgaaaatatcatgttttctattcttaaaaacaaaaaatataaaacagttttttgttatcaaatactttttttatattttttgttatgaagGACAAAAAACtagttattcttaaaaacagttgCAAAACCATTGCCAAATTGACCTTAGGTTCTATCATAAAATTACTttgtatatttaatttattttataaataaaaatatttataaaatttttaattatataatatgtgGATTAACAAGGAAAAAAATCCTCATTGATGCTCTTGTCATCATATCAATACACtttctttattaaaatactCTATCTTTTGATAGCACTTTATCTTTACAAATTGACATCAATAATAAAacaacaaatttcaatttttttttttacttttgtaattaaaactaaaaagaatttaaaatataatttaaactcTTTcccaatatttattttttatttattttctatcttatatactaaaaaatatataaaatgaaattgtaTATAATTAAAGAGAACAAATaacacaaaaaaaggaaaaaaaaaaacatgttttcatatgttcatatgaaaaaaaaaaatcataaaattagtatcaaaatttataaaatacaaatttcaagcgatcatctaaaaataattagtatttcattcACTTTTTGATCAAAGATGGTACATTTGATCATCTAGGTAAAATAGTactttttaatgatataaatacTACATTTTAACGGTTCTTGATTAAATTTTATGGTCGCTCTTGACTAATGGATTAATTTCTATCTATGCTCCCGACTAATTTTGTATATGCAGGACATCCACATGTGTAATAGGAAATTCTTGGGAATTAGTTTACAACTCAATCTATATCCAAAATACAAACACTACAAagtatataacaaaaaaaattcatcatcaatcaaataataatacGTCTACAACTTAAATCTTATAGTTTTATACCcgaatcttatttaatttaattttaccaCATATGAGGTTTCATGGTTTTGTAGAATGATCTCATCTCTTTATACATTGGACTCATTTATTCATCCGTTCAAACATTCATTCAGTGACTTATATTTCATCCTACATTTTCAACTACTTAGATTCGAAGTGAAATGGGTATCGATTTGGCACCTTAGTCTACAAATTATGGGCAGTATCCAAAGGAACCATACAATGGTTTTATCatattggaaaaagaaaagatggaTACAATGGTTTGATGGTACAATTCTTGGCTGGAGTGGAGATTGGCGTCATCCCTACAACTCTAGGGAGGAAAATGTTAAAGATTGAAAAACCATGGCCACCATCCTTGCAGTTCAAACAGATTTGGAGGTCACTTCCATTGCAAGCAAAGGGAAGGTAGTTGCCCCATTAGTACCTGTCAACTGTTCTTCCACTGGTAAGTCCAGGAGGTCGATTCTCTTCAAGGCCATTTTTTGTTACAGAGATGATTCTACCCGTCTCTGCAGCATAGGAGACCGAGGAAATCTGTATGCAGGCATTGTAATTGAGGGAGGGATGATGACCCTTGCTGGTAATGTAGGCTTTGAACACATCGCATATCAATCATCCCAGGAGGCCGATATGTCTTATTGACATTTCAACATGTCCGAGGAGTTCACATCTTGACTAACATGGAGGAATATGTTGAAGATCGTATTAATGACAAATGAAAACCCTAACCGAAGTGCAATAATGGAAATGGCATAGATAAAAGGTTGTACCTGTTCTAAAGGAGATGCATTGGACCAAGGAACACAACTAGTGTCACTTCAGCAACCATGGTTTGCAGTTCACTCCAGATGGTAATATCAGGTCCTATATAGCACAgaattttcaaatgatattcAACAGTACCAGTCTGATAACTAAAGAACACAACCTGTCACCACTGTGCTCCCATCATACAGTTGAATAACTGCAAAGCTCATTTAGTTTCTTGATGCTGGCACAAACAAAGGAGAGAAGGGAAGGAGCAATCAAGGATTATTAGCATGTATGCAAACAAAGCCAAAAGAAGACagaatgaccaaataaaaatgcTAAAATTATTAGGAATATGCTAGTTGATAACCTGAGAGGTGAACAACCCACAGCTCAATAAACTACAGAAACAACAGATTTATAATAATACCCTAACAGATGTTTAAATGTCCATGGAATCAAACCTGTTCACTGTCAATTAATTTTCTAGTTAGACCATCATAACGGGTTGTtctggctttttttttttttttttttttcaatcggCGAGGGTATTTTTCTTCTATCAGTCATTTAACCCATGGTATTCTGGTATCTCAAGAAATAAGCTTATTCTTGTTTGTCTCTGGAGAGTTTAGTAATCTCTCCATTCAAGCCCACCAACTTAATTATTAAGTGATCACCAGACAGTGCAAATGCCTCCAAGCCCATAGCGTAGCAACATGCTTCAAATGTCAAGGAAGGCAAACTGTACTCAACTATCTAAGGTTACATTTCATATCAGAGTATATATTTCGAACACTTTCCAGCCAGAACTCCCCAAGCACTGGGATGTTGGCAGCAAGAGAAGTTCCTTTAGTACAGGATTCAAGCAATCATAACAATTCTTTACTAATTACCATGAGGGGAAATGACTAGGAACCAAAAGGAACTGAGATTAAATGAAATAGAAACAAGCTCCCGAAAAAAAATCCTCATGTATAGAAAGATGAGCAGCCTCAAAAGTCAAGAGAGGTCATGACTCATGAGAAGGAGGTAGGGAGTGAACTGCTAGTCACCATAGACAGAATTGGGTCCCAAATAAgacataaaagaaaatgcatGGGCAGTAACTAATAAGAATTCAGAGGTAAAGGTAACAACTTCAACAAAAAGTTGAACAATAAAAATTTCAGGAGAAGCAAAATCTCACCCCAAGGGATCATGGAGGACTACCCATTCTAGTTGTGTTGGATATGACAATTGATCCCATCCTGAGGCTTCTGGTTACTGCTGTGGATATGATAGTTCTTGCTGATAGTTATAGTTTCTAGGTTCCCAATGATCAGTTCTGCTTCATTTATCAAGAGTATATTAGACTGCAACTTTTAAACATCAAAATGTACCCTGGCTGAAAAGGAAAAACGAATCTTAGGAcacttattttttgataggcagaACAAGATAATATTtcagaactttttttttctttttttataagtataatATTTTAGACCTTATTGACACTTCATTGCACATATTGTGCACCGTAAATCCACAAGTAACAGTTTTTATCTTGACTATTTAAAGAAGTTTATATAGAGCATAAAATGGATATGCAGTAAGAATCCTTTGGACAGTTGTACCTGTTTGTGTTTTCTTCACAGAGATCCTTGTGAAAGACAGCTGGACTTGATTCAAAGACCATATGTGCATATGATATGGTCATGGTGAGCAAGTGCTGCAAGAACTGATATCAAAGACACTTAACTTGTTATTCCTTCAGTTTGAGTCTCTTTTTCACAATTTCCACATATCACAAATTCTAGCTGTTTTGATACCTCAGGGAATCTCTTCATCCAACATTTTGACATTGCTTGTTTCAAAATCTCAATAGAAACAGCATTAGGTTCACATCCATCCATGGTCATATCTTTCAGTAATGAGACAATATCCCAAAACTTGCCTCTTTGAAACATTGCTGCTAATATGGTATTGTAAATAGTAATAGTTGGAGTGAGTCCACTCTCTAGCATCTGGTCCCTCAGCTGGATGGCAACTGATATCTTCCCCTCCTTACAAAGACCTTTAATGAAGGAACCATAGGTAACAGCATCTGGTTTCAATCTCCAGCTATACATATCCCTTAACAACTGCTCCACCAGTGAATCATTGCCCTCTCTTATTGAAGCATGTATAAGAATATTATATGAAGTTGTATTGGGGAAATATCCAGTGTTTCTAAACTCTCTAAATATTCTGTGTGCTGTTCCAAGTAACCCATTCTTGCAAAGTTTGTCCAAAAGCATATTAAAAGTCACTACAGTGGGATTAAGGCCATTACGTATCATGGATTCCAAAAGCTCCAAACATTCTGAAATCTTTCCAATGGcgcaaaaatattgaatcaaacaAGTTGAACTAACAACATTAAGCTTAACACCTTCATACTCCATTCGGTACAAGACTCTTCGAATCATTGAAGAGTTACCTTGTTTGCATGCAGCAGACAAAATTGTATTGAAGGAAACCACATCAGGACTATTATTGGCCCACTCAAAGTGGTCAAAGAGCTGCAAAGCTTCATCAATATGGTTTTCCCTACAGAAACCATTCAAAATAGTATTATATGATACATTGGTTGGCACGAGACCTTTTTCCACCATACTCTGCAACAGAGACAATGCTTCTCCTGATTTATTTTCACGACATAAACAATGGAAGTATATATTGTAAACGGCAACGTCTACAGTACAGCCTGCTGAAATAACATAAAGCAATAATTTATTAGCAACTCTTACTTGGTCTCTTTTTAACAGCCCTCCAGTTAAAGCCGCATAGGTGAAAGAGTCAGGTGATATCTCCTTTTGATCAATAACCTGAAGGAGCTCACCAATTTCAACATATCTATCCTGATGGAAAAGTTCACGAAGAATTACATTGTATGTGACAATGTCAGGATCACAACCTTCCTTGCCCATCTTACCCAAGATGTCTAATGCATCCCCAATCCTCCCCTCATCACAGAGAAATTTCACAATTACAGTATATGTTATTACATTAGGCTTACACCcatcaattttcatttcatctAACATACAAAAGGCTTCTTCCCACAACCCTTCCTTACTaaacccataaaccaaagccgTATATGATGCCGCATTATGAACAGCACCCATCTTCTTCAATGAATACAACAATGCCAGAGCAGTATAACTCTGGCCACACTTGCACAAAGCCCACAATATAGGATTATAACTGTGAGCACACTTTAAACAACCCTTTCCTAGAAGAACCCGGAACACAAAATGGGCCTCCCTAGCCATCCCAGCTTTACTAAGCATAGAAATCAACAAATTCAAAGTAGGTTCAGTAGGAAAATACTCCAATCTCAGCATAAACTCAAACACACTCATAGAATCAACCAAACTCCCCAATCCCAAccatttcttcaaaattttcaataaagaaGTAAACGACGGCAGAAACCCACTTCTCCACATTTCCTCAGCAAAAAAGAAGGCAGCACGCAAATTCCCAGTAGACGTCATTCCATCCAAAAGTATATTGAATGTGGAAGCATTTGGATATGGCCCAAGCCTCTTCATACCAAAGTACACTTGAACCAACTCATCCAACACAATCAAATGCCTCGACGATGACTTCAAATAATGATACAACAAAGCATTATAATCATTGACAGATGGGTACCTTATAGAATTCAATGCGCAGAGAGATTTTCTGAGATTACCCGGGGCGGCGTCATTCTGCATAGTGTGCTGCAATTGGAGGTGATTGGGGTCGTGGGTATTGGTCTCTTCAATGGAATCTAGGGTTGGGAGAGCGCAGAGATATGAAAAATTGACCATGGAGAAGCAGAGAGTTTTGCGGAATCTGTGGAAATGGTGGGAGGTGAGTAGAGAGAGAGGCATGGTGGTTGATGGGTGGTGGGGGGTTCAGCTTCAGTACTTCATTCATGCCTTTTTCTATGTGAGAAACGGTGAAACTGAACCGACGTCGTTTGGGGTGGGAGTAGAGGAAGcgtagtgaagaagaagaagaagaaaagggggtttagggttttacgGGTGAAAGAAACATTCCAAATTGGCCCATACAAAAGCCCTCCAAATTGGCCCATACAAGAGCCCAGCCCATATTTGGCAATTCCATCTCACGGACAAGAGTCACGTGCAGGTCATGTGGATTCATGAAGATAAATGGATAGGACCTGGGCCGGGACCCGGATCTGGATCCGGCATGAAGAAAGGGTGGGTGTAGATGAGCTGacaaaagaacaaagaaagaaggaagagaaaaaaagagcAGAGCGAGAGCTATGGCCACACTCCTCTCTCCCAATCTTCTCATCTTcaggtattttatttttttcctttctctttctaCTTTCCCTTCAGAGCTActgctttctatttttattttattttttaatttatatgtggCGTTCAGAAACCATACAAGAACTATGGTAAACCAGAAGAAATGTGGATTGCCTGAGAAAATCATTTCATGTTCATGTGTTCCTTCAAGACCCAAttcaaaaattgggttttaCAGAAGGGATTTGATTCTCTTTGGCTTCTCTTCTTCAGCGGCTCTAATCTTCCCTCCTTCAGGTTCGCTAAATCCACATTGATTCTCCATTTGATATTTAGCTCTGAAGTCTGTGTTTGAAGCTGCATGTTACTTGAAATGGGCCTCTCTCAATTTCTAGGGACTGTTTGTAAGGAAATAACTTGGTTTGTGATGTAAAAGTTTCATAAATTCTTGAGAATAGTGAGTGCCCAATGGTGACCCAATAAGTTGAAAATGGGTACATCTCAAATTTTTATGGAGGATTTCATGGATTtgcttgaatttaaaatttaaaattttcatagatTCTTGTTGAAGGTGAATTCACCCACTTGTAATATAAGAAGTTGAAATGGGTTCATCTCAAATTTTTTCCAAGGTTCATTTCTTGATTTGTAACTTGCTATTTTTTTACTTACATAACTACTGTTACAGGATATGGTACAGAAGAAGAATTTAAAATGGCTTCAGTAGTTGATGATATAAATGCTTATTCTTATCTATACCCATTGGAGTTGCCATCTAAGAAGCTTGTGTTCAAATGGTAGGCACTTTGTTCTTTTTAGCAAACAGAATATTGTTGCATTTGCTACTGAAATGTTTCATGTTCTATTGATGTTTTACATTATTAGTAGGAATTAATTCAGGTGGTTTAAGTCCTCAGAATTGGAATACTTAGAGAGATAATGCTGTTGAACTCTATCTCtcgaaaataattattataagaaaCTCTCTTGTTCAGCACTTCTCATTGCTTTTTTGTCTCACAAGATGTGGCAGTCACAACTCCATATCTGTTTCTCTTCATTCAACTGAATGTTAATATGGATTAGGTCGTTCTATTGTTATCAAATATCCTTGAATTCTAGGAAACCTGATTCTTTATCTCTGCTTGAAGGGTGGAATCGAGAAAGCCAGAACGCTATTCGTCAGCTGCACCACTGTCTCGTAAGTGTAGTATATATTTCTCATGGAAGTTTCACGGAAGTTTGAAAGTATGCCTATTGTTATAAGATTCATCAAGCTACCTGTGCCTTTTGGATATGCTTGGAAATATTAGTGACTGCTGCAGTGTTATCTTTCAAACAATTTGAGCATTGTTTACATGCATCTTATAAGAAATAACTGGATATTGTTACGATGTAGCTGATGCACGCCTGCGCATTGTGTCTGAGCGTGTTGACATAATCGATAACCTCATCATTTCTGTTACCGTAAGTTTGATAAAACCATATGCTTGTTGCTTGCACTTCCTGTTGGTTCTTTCATGAAGATtagtgattttgttttcttcaattcaGATAGGTCCCCCCAATTCACAGTTCTTAAAATCGAAGGACAAGGGTACATGGACTGCAAAAGATGTTGCTGACTCTGTTTTAGCTGACAAGGCTGCATTGGTAATTTGTCTTCTTGTCTCTTCTCTGCAGTAAAGACAACCTTTATTTTCAGCAATTATTATTAGTCTGGCTGTCTGTGTCGAACTTTGCCAAGGGCATTGGGTCAATAAGGATTGACAGTGATACAGAAACTGAAATCTGAAACTGACCTTAGACACAAGTTTCAGCATAATGGCAAGTTATTGTACATGGAAATACAAAATGCTATGTAGCCAGTATAAGcactcaaaatatatatatggtttATGTTTATGGCTTGAGCTCATATCAGCGTAATATACATTGTTAACTCATCATTTCCTAGCAACTTAAACTTTTTTATCAATTGATAGTTTAACATGGTATGAGAGCCTTGGTTGTTGGGAGGTTGTAAGTTTGAGTTTCACCTCATGTTTATTTTCCCTAATTATTGAACCCACATGCAAGCTCAAAAAGAAGGTCATCTCAGGTGGGATGTTTAGAGCTTTACTGCAAATCAGCATGATATAGATTGTTGACCCATTATTGTCCAACAACTTAAGCTTATAAgtcaattgaaaatttatatcaGAGCCTAAGCTATTGAGAGGTCATAAATTCAAATCTCATCTCAAGCATATTCACCCAATCCACCAAGCCTATGTGCAAGTCCAAGAAGAAGGCTGCCCTTCAGGAGGTATATTTAGGTCTTTAGCTCAACTtagcatgatatatatatatatatatatatatatatatattattagccCACTATTACCTCACGGTTTAAGCTTTTATGTCAATTGGTAGCTTAGTAGTTTCTTTCTGAACAGGAAAGGTTAGACATTCAGTGTTTTTTGTGGTTTAGAATGGCACAATCAAGAGCTGTCTCTTGAACTTGCTTTAGAATGTAGAAAGTGTTCAAAGGACTTTGGTTTGGTTGCTTGAAACTTCCAATGGATCATTATCCATTTTGGGGCTTCTTGAATTGTTTTCTATAAACCAAATGCTAGTTTCATCTAATGTACTACTGTTTTGTGTAGCGAATCACTTCAAGTCAGCGCATGTCTGAAAGCTCAGTTCTTGATACACATGCTAGTGAAGTGAGATCTCTAAGCTTACTTCAGATACTTTTTTCAACTTTAATATGTGTAAATTGTAATAATTAACACTACTAAAAACATTAAACTTTAATGTATCATTCTCAGGTCGATGGTGAGCCATACTGGTACTATGAATACCTAATACGCAAATCACCTACAAAATCTGTGAGTATTTGTCTCTATTACAATATTTGGTTGCAAGTACATGAATGATGTAATGGCTTGTTGATGTTCACATGAAATGATACAGGCTCAAGAATCAAACATTTACAGGCACTATGTTGCTTCAACTGCCGAACGAGATGGTAGGATCTTCATagttatatatttcattattatatGCAACTGtacaaaaatatcttatttatatgcAACTGAGACATATTGAGtttgttaaaaatttaagtagaaaaataaacaccTCACTCCTTAGTGAGCTAGCTCATCTGCCAGGGAAACTTCAATTCAAAGGGGAGGGAATACAAATAGATTGTGCCTTGTATGTGTGAGCCAGTGTGTATCATCTTATTGGGTTCCAGGGTGAACTACTTTGCTCAGGATAATTCATTCACTCATAATTTTTGAAGGATCATTAGCATACGGTAGCAGTTATTGTTCCTTCACTAAAGGATTTTTCATCTTACCTTAAGAAAACTTTATTGCAGGTTATTTGTACTCTCTGAATGTTTCAACAATCAGCAAGCAGTGGAAAGTAGTAAGTCTCTCTCGCTcactctctcacacacacacacacaattaTGGAATGTGGTGATTCATTTCTTGTTGGAAGAATGGGTAGTCTAGTCTAATTTCCCAGTCTAACTAGAAGAATACATTTTATATGATGCAG contains:
- the LOC100853063 gene encoding pentatricopeptide repeat-containing protein At1g63330; amino-acid sequence: MPLSLLTSHHFHRFRKTLCFSMVNFSYLCALPTLDSIEETNTHDPNHLQLQHTMQNDAAPGNLRKSLCALNSIRYPSVNDYNALLYHYLKSSSRHLIVLDELVQVYFGMKRLGPYPNASTFNILLDGMTSTGNLRAAFFFAEEMWRSGFLPSFTSLLKILKKWLGLGSLVDSMSVFEFMLRLEYFPTEPTLNLLISMLSKAGMAREAHFVFRVLLGKGCLKCAHSYNPILWALCKCGQSYTALALLYSLKKMGAVHNAASYTALVYGFSKEGLWEEAFCMLDEMKIDGCKPNVITYTVIVKFLCDEGRIGDALDILGKMGKEGCDPDIVTYNVILRELFHQDRYVEIGELLQVIDQKEISPDSFTYAALTGGLLKRDQVRVANKLLLYVISAGCTVDVAVYNIYFHCLCRENKSGEALSLLQSMVEKGLVPTNVSYNTILNGFCRENHIDEALQLFDHFEWANNSPDVVSFNTILSAACKQGNSSMIRRVLYRMEYEGVKLNVVSSTCLIQYFCAIGKISECLELLESMIRNGLNPTVVTFNMLLDKLCKNGLLGTAHRIFREFRNTGYFPNTTSYNILIHASIREGNDSLVEQLLRDMYSWRLKPDAVTYGSFIKGLCKEGKISVAIQLRDQMLESGLTPTITIYNTILAAMFQRGKFWDIVSLLKDMTMDGCEPNAVSIEILKQAMSKCWMKRFPEVSKQLEFVICGNCEKETQTEGITS
- the LOC100252532 gene encoding psbP domain-containing protein 5, chloroplastic, producing the protein MATLLSPNLLIFRNHTRTMVNQKKCGLPEKIISCSCVPSRPNSKIGFYRRDLILFGFSSSAALIFPPSGYGTEEEFKMASVVDDINAYSYLYPLELPSKKLVFKWVESRKPERYSSAAPLSPDARLRIVSERVDIIDNLIISVTIGPPNSQFLKSKDKGTWTAKDVADSVLADKAALRITSSQRMSESSVLDTHASEVDGEPYWYYEYLIRKSPTKSAQESNIYRHYVASTAERDGYLYSLNVSTISKQWKVMGPLLEKAASSFRLLPPTEDYVPPYKDPWRFW
- the LOC100268033 gene encoding uncharacterized protein LOC100268033; translation: MGVDYYNVLKVGKNATDEDLKKSYRRLAMKWHPDKNPNNKKEAEAKFKQISEAYEVLSDPQKKVVYDQHGEEGLKDMPPPGSGGGFPFGSGDANGFFPRNAEDIFAEFFGSNPFGFGSAAHGRSMRFQSEGGGTFGGFGGGESAFRSYTEGTGGSVRLRKPPPVENKLPCTLAELYTGSTRKMKISRTVVDANGRLVPETEILIIEVKPGWKKGTKVTFQDKGNEQLNQLAADLVFVIDEKPDNVFKRDGNDLVMNYKVSLAEALAGTAVTLTTLDGRNLTIPVTDIVSPGYELVVAKEGMPIVKEPGNRGDLRIKFEVKFPTRLTPEQRAGLRRALGG